The DNA window TACCGGTGGCTGGAGCGGGATTTCGGCGCGGACGTAATCGTTCATGTGGGCACCCACGGCAACCTCGAGTTTTTGCCCGGCAAGGGCGTCGGGCTTTCCGGCGACTGCTGCCCGGACCTCGCCATCGGGACCTTGCCGCACCTCTACATCTATAACGCCGACAACCCGCCGGAGGGGACGATCGCCAAGCGGCGGAGCTACGCGACCCTGGTGGATCACATGCAGACGGTCTTAACGCAGGGCGGGCTTTACGACGAGCTGGCCGAACTCGACCGGTACCTTGAGGAGTACGAGCAGGCGCGGGTGGCCGACCCCGCGCGGGCGCACACCCTCGAGCACCTGATCATCGAGGAAATTAAAAAGGCGAACCTCGACCAGCAGATCCCGGTAGAAGGCGGCCACGAGAATTTCGCCCTGATCAAAGAGAAGGCGCACGCGGTGCTTTCCGTGATCCGCAACACCCAGATCCAGGACGGGCAGCACATCTTCGGGGAGCTGCCGGAAGGGGAGCGGCGGCTCGATTTTCTGAACGCGATCCTGCGCTTTGACGCGGGGGAGGCGGTTTCTTTACGCAAGGCGGTCGCGCGGCTGATGGGGCTGGAGCTCGGCGAGCTCCTGGCCGACCAAGGAAAGGTTTCGCTGCGTCACGGCAAGTCCTACGGCGCGCTTTTGGAGGAGATTGACCGGGCGGGGAAGGCCTTTATCGGTTTAATGCTCAAGGGGCGGCCCGTGACGCACGGGGAGGCGGCGGCGGTGCTGGGCTTGCCCAGCACTCAGCCTGCTGAGTGCTGGGCGGAGCACCTTGACGAGCTGAACTCGCTCCTGCCGCGGGTGCTGGATTTGAACGAAAGGGTGGAAGCCTCCCGCGAGATCGAGGGGCTCTTCGACGGCTTTTCCGGGCGCTACCTCCCGGCCGGCCCCTCGGGGCTCATCACCCGCGGGCGGGACGACGTTTTGCCTACCGGCCGGAACTTCTACTCCCTGGACCCCCACCGGGTGCCGACGAAGGCGGCCTGGGAGGTGGGCAAGCGCCTCGCGGAAAAGGTGCTGCTGAAACACCTCACCGAAGAGGGCCGCTACCCGAAGAACATCGCCATCTACTGGATGTGCAACGACATTATGTGGGCCGACGGCGAGGGGCTGGGACAGATGCTCTACCTGCTCGGCTGCCGGCCCAGGTGGCTGCCGAACGGCCGCGTGGCGGGGATCGAGGTGATGCCGCTGGCGGAGCTCGGGCGGCCGCGGGTTGACGTGACGGTGCGGGTGAGCGGGATCACGCGCGATAATTTCCCGAACTGCATCGATCTCCTGGATGAGGCGGTGCAGTCGGTGGCGGCGCTTGAGGAGCCGCCGGAACTGAATTTTGTCCGCAAGCACACCCTGGCGCAGCTTGGCGGGGCGGCGGACGGAGCGGCCTGGCGGGAGGCGACTTTGCGGATTTTTGCTTCCAAACCGGGGACCTATATGGCCGGGGTGAACTTAGCGGTTTACGCCTCGGCCTGGAAGGACGAGAAGGACCTGGCCGACATCTTTGTTTATTGGAACGGCTACGCTTACGGGAAGGGGGTCTTCGGGCAGGAAGCCTTCAAACAGCTTCAATCCAGCCTCAAGACGGTGGACGTCACCTACAACAAGGTGGTTTCGGACGAGTACGACCTCTTCGGCTGCTGCTGCTACTTCGGCACCCACGGGGGGATGACCGCGGCGGCGCGGGCGGCCTCGGGCAAGGAGGTCCGCACTTACTACGGCGACACCCGGGAGCCGGAGCACGTCGAGGTGCGCACCCTGGCCGACGAGGTCCGGCGGGTGGTGCGGACGAAGCTCTTGAACCCCAAGTGGATCGAGGGGCAGAAGCGCCACGGCTACAAGGGCGCCGGGGACATCTCCAAGCGGATCGGGCGCGTCTACGGCTGGGAGGCGGCGACGCAGGAGGTGGACGACTGGATCTTCGACGACATCACGCGGACCTTCGTGCTCAACGAGGAAAACCGCCGGTTTTTCCAGGAGCACAACCCCTGGGCGTTAGAGGAGATCGCGCGCCGGCTCCTGGAGGCGGCGGAGCGGGGCCTCTGGAACGCCGACCCGGAGATGATCGAGGGCCTCAAGGAGACCTACCTCGAGATCGAGGGGTGGCTGGAGGAGGATATGGGCGACGTGAAGGGCGACTTCCAGGGCGGCGCCATCGACATCCTCACCGCCGAGGAGGTGGCCGACTGGGGCGCCAAGATGCGGGAGATCAGGGGGAAGCTCGGAGATTGAGGAGGGAGAAAGGATGCTGTGGCTTGAGCCGGGACGGGGGAGCTATCGTTTGGGCGAAGCGATAAAGGTGGGAATATTTGCGAATGGGTTCGAGGACCTGCCCTGGGAAGGCGAGCGGGCCTTTAGGATTTGGGCAGTAAACCCCTCAGGCGTTCCGCGAGAGTTAACGGTAGTACCCGGTGGAGGTGAGGAGTGCTCCGCGGTCTGGTTTCTGCCCGGTGAGATGGGGGTTTACACGGTGGCCGCGGCCATAACCGGCGAGGTGAGTTTTTCTGCCCGGACCTATTTCCCCGTGGAGAAGGAACGCCGGGTGCCGCTTTCGCAGGTAGGGCAGGAATTGGTGATTGCACCGGTTTGGCACGAGGGCAGCTACCTTAATTGGCCGGTATGTCTTGAGGTCCGGTTTGCGGGGAAGCCCCTTCCGGGGGCGGCGGTAACGGTTTTCCCGGATTTATGGCGGGGGGAGA is part of the Bacillota bacterium genome and encodes:
- the cobN gene encoding cobaltochelatase subunit CobN, translated to MHRITAIVWHSHATTLRKAAVKVAPDLGVKVYSARYLQEGKEDFAAALVALEEADLIFFYRSAGETVWGELEAAVKGIKSPVVCVAHDPALWAASTVPAAVVARCYRYIVQGGTENFALMLRYMAAAVLGLNLPVAEPLVFPWEGLYHPDAPAPFTTVGDYLSWYRKPEPFVGLLFARNQWVNGTLAVEDAVIRALEARGLGVIPAFCYSLKDEGLGTKGSGEVVREFFFDAAGQPRIAALVKLLAFFLAARARTDDFIREGIAASGVELLKKLGVPVFQPVVSFYKTVEEWAADPQGLAQDIAWTVALPEFEGVIEPVFLGAARREEDLEIRTPVPERVERIAGRVAAWVRLRQKPVAERRVAFILHNNPCASVEATVGGGAHLDTLESVARVLQRLRAEGYAVEAPAGGKELIDTVMARKAISEFRWTTAGEIVSKGGALYLMPVAEYRAWFDTLSTKVRERLTGAWGNPPGEAKNGVPAAMVHDGRIIITGVRYGNAAVCVQPKRGCAGARCDGQVCKILHDPDIPPPHQYLATYRWLERDFGADVIVHVGTHGNLEFLPGKGVGLSGDCCPDLAIGTLPHLYIYNADNPPEGTIAKRRSYATLVDHMQTVLTQGGLYDELAELDRYLEEYEQARVADPARAHTLEHLIIEEIKKANLDQQIPVEGGHENFALIKEKAHAVLSVIRNTQIQDGQHIFGELPEGERRLDFLNAILRFDAGEAVSLRKAVARLMGLELGELLADQGKVSLRHGKSYGALLEEIDRAGKAFIGLMLKGRPVTHGEAAAVLGLPSTQPAECWAEHLDELNSLLPRVLDLNERVEASREIEGLFDGFSGRYLPAGPSGLITRGRDDVLPTGRNFYSLDPHRVPTKAAWEVGKRLAEKVLLKHLTEEGRYPKNIAIYWMCNDIMWADGEGLGQMLYLLGCRPRWLPNGRVAGIEVMPLAELGRPRVDVTVRVSGITRDNFPNCIDLLDEAVQSVAALEEPPELNFVRKHTLAQLGGAADGAAWREATLRIFASKPGTYMAGVNLAVYASAWKDEKDLADIFVYWNGYAYGKGVFGQEAFKQLQSSLKTVDVTYNKVVSDEYDLFGCCCYFGTHGGMTAAARAASGKEVRTYYGDTREPEHVEVRTLADEVRRVVRTKLLNPKWIEGQKRHGYKGAGDISKRIGRVYGWEAATQEVDDWIFDDITRTFVLNEENRRFFQEHNPWALEEIARRLLEAAERGLWNADPEMIEGLKETYLEIEGWLEEDMGDVKGDFQGGAIDILTAEEVADWGAKMREIRGKLGD